In Phytoactinopolyspora mesophila, the following are encoded in one genomic region:
- a CDS encoding carbohydrate ABC transporter permease — MADITQVSPAPRERSRGAGLGTGRRRPLNRRAAKAWLYLLPAVIFYASFAIWPALNTFYLSFLNWDGVQPPSWAGLGNYVQIVQDPALYNSVLNALLLIVFFSFIPVCMGLLMTALLMGRMRRGMAFFRTVLFLPQVLPLVAVGVTWRWLYNETGLFNQFLELIGLGGITRAWLGDYDLALIALGFIGTWTMSGLCMLLFLSGAQKIDPALYEAATLDGAGAFRQFRSVTVPGVRREITIAGVITTIAALASFDLVFVTTNGGPADQTTVPALLVYRLAFNEGDIGTASALAITLTALVIGFVTLIRRLARENA, encoded by the coding sequence ATGGCTGACATCACCCAGGTCAGCCCCGCGCCGCGGGAACGATCCCGTGGCGCGGGGCTGGGCACCGGTCGGAGGCGGCCACTGAACCGGCGCGCGGCGAAAGCGTGGCTCTACCTGCTTCCTGCCGTGATCTTCTACGCCTCCTTCGCGATCTGGCCGGCGCTGAACACCTTCTATCTGTCCTTCCTGAACTGGGACGGTGTGCAACCGCCGAGCTGGGCGGGGCTGGGCAACTATGTGCAGATCGTGCAGGACCCCGCTCTCTACAACTCGGTCCTGAACGCTCTGCTGCTCATCGTGTTCTTCTCGTTCATCCCGGTCTGTATGGGCCTGCTGATGACCGCACTGCTGATGGGCAGGATGCGCCGTGGCATGGCGTTCTTCCGGACGGTGCTTTTCCTGCCGCAAGTGTTGCCGCTGGTCGCGGTAGGTGTGACCTGGCGCTGGCTGTACAACGAGACCGGGCTGTTCAACCAGTTCCTTGAACTGATCGGCCTTGGCGGCATCACCCGCGCATGGCTGGGCGACTACGACCTGGCCTTGATCGCGCTGGGCTTCATCGGGACCTGGACGATGAGCGGGCTGTGTATGTTGCTGTTCCTGAGCGGGGCGCAGAAGATCGATCCCGCGCTGTACGAGGCTGCCACCCTCGACGGCGCGGGGGCGTTCCGCCAGTTCCGCAGTGTCACGGTCCCCGGAGTGCGCAGGGAGATCACGATCGCCGGCGTCATCACGACGATCGCGGCATTGGCCAGCTTCGACCTGGTGTTCGTCACCACGAACGGGGGCCCGGCAGACCAGACCACGGTGCCCGCGCTGCTCGTTTACCGGCTCGCGTTCAACGAGGGCGACATCGGCACCGCCAGTGCGCTGGCGATCACGCTGACCGCGCTGGTCATCGGCTTCGTCACCTTGATCCGCCGGTTGGCTCGGGAGAACGCATGA